A stretch of the Rosa rugosa chromosome 5, drRosRugo1.1, whole genome shotgun sequence genome encodes the following:
- the LOC133712880 gene encoding uncharacterized protein LOC133712880, with the protein MGEGKGSTLVHLLVVVLSLVAFGFAIAAERRRSVGVIYKDERTNETYCVYNSDVATGYGVGGFLFLLSGESLLMGVTKCMCFGRPLAPGGNRAWTIIYFVSSLVTFLIAESCLIAGATKNAYHTKYRGMIYAQNFSCDALRKGVFIAGAVFVVATMVLNVYYYMYFTKAITTQAAHKAKRTSSNIGMAGYA; encoded by the exons ATGGGAGAAGGAAAAGGCTCGACTCTGGTGCACCTTCTGGTCGTCGTTCTCAGCTTAGTGGCTTTTGGGTTCGCCATTGCCGCCGAGAGACGAAGAAGTGTG GGTGTAATATATAAGGATGAACGAACAAATGAAACTTACTGTGTCTATAACTCAGATGTTGCTACTGGTTATGGAGTGGGCGGCTTCTTGTTTCTTCTCTCGGGGGAATCCCTACTCATGGGTGTCACGAAGTGCATGTGTTTTGGAAGACCCTTAGCCCCTGGCGGAAATCGAGCTTGGACCATTATATATTTTGTCTCATCATT GGTAACTTTTCTGATTGCAGAATCATGCTTGATTGCTGGTGCTACAAAAAATGCCTATCACACCAAGTACCGGGGGATGATATATGCTCAGAACTTCTCCTGTGACGCATTGCGAAAAGGCGTTTTTATTGCTGGAGCAGTATTTGTGGTTGCAACAATGGTCCTCAATGTCTATTACTACATGTACTTCACCAAGGCAATCACTACTCAGGCAGCTCACAAAGCAAAGCGTACAAGCTCAAACATCGGGATGGCTGGGTATGCATAG
- the LOC133712192 gene encoding ribulose bisphosphate carboxylase small subunit, chloroplastic 1 isoform X2 — translation MASSMMSSATVASVNRAPVQASMVAPFNGLKSASAFPVTRKANDITSVASNGGRVQCMQVWPTVGLKKFETLSYLPPLTVESLAKEVEYLLRNKWVPCLEFDTVSSTVRTTSPPGTMTDVTGQCGSSPCSDAPTLPRLLLSSKRPRRLTPKPSSGSSDLTTFAKYSVLVSLPTSQQATKF, via the exons ATGGCTTCCTCTATGATGTCCTCAGCAACCGTTGCCTCAGTTAACCGTGCCCCGGTTCAGGCTAGCATGGTTGCACCCTTCAACGGGCTCAAGTCGGCCTCCGCCTTCCCTGTGACCCGCAAGGCCAACGATATTACCTCTGTTGCCAGCAACGGTGGAAGAGTCCAGTGCATGCAG GTGTGGCCAACAGTTGGATTGAAGAAGTTTGAGACCCTCTCTTACCTTCCTCCTCTAACTGTCGAGTCATTGGCCAAGGAAGTAGAGTACCTTCTCCGCAACAAATGGGTTCCCTGCTTGGAATTTGA CACGGTTTCGTCTACCGTGAGAACAACAAGTCCCCCGGGTACTATGACGGACGTTACTGGACAATGTGGAAGCTCCCCATGTTCGGATGCACCGACGCTTCCCAGGTTATTGCTGAGCTCGAAGAGGCCAAGAAGACTTACCCCGAAGCCTTCATCAGGATCATCGGATTTGACAACGTTCGCCAAGTACAGTGTGTTAGTTTCATTGCCTACAAGCCAGCAAGCTACTAAGTTCTAA
- the LOC133712192 gene encoding ribulose bisphosphate carboxylase small subunit, chloroplastic 1 isoform X1: protein MASSMMSSATVASVNRAPVQASMVAPFNGLKSASAFPVTRKANDITSVASNGGRVQCMQVWPTVGLKKFETLSYLPPLTVESLAKEVEYLLRNKWVPCLEFELEHGFVYRENNKSPGYYDGRYWTMWKLPMFGCTDASQVIAELEEAKKTYPEAFIRIIGFDNVRQVQCVSFIAYKPASY from the exons ATGGCTTCCTCTATGATGTCCTCAGCAACCGTTGCCTCAGTTAACCGTGCCCCGGTTCAGGCTAGCATGGTTGCACCCTTCAACGGGCTCAAGTCGGCCTCCGCCTTCCCTGTGACCCGCAAGGCCAACGATATTACCTCTGTTGCCAGCAACGGTGGAAGAGTCCAGTGCATGCAG GTGTGGCCAACAGTTGGATTGAAGAAGTTTGAGACCCTCTCTTACCTTCCTCCTCTAACTGTCGAGTCATTGGCCAAGGAAGTAGAGTACCTTCTCCGCAACAAATGGGTTCCCTGCTTGGAATTTGAGTTGGAg CACGGTTTCGTCTACCGTGAGAACAACAAGTCCCCCGGGTACTATGACGGACGTTACTGGACAATGTGGAAGCTCCCCATGTTCGGATGCACCGACGCTTCCCAGGTTATTGCTGAGCTCGAAGAGGCCAAGAAGACTTACCCCGAAGCCTTCATCAGGATCATCGGATTTGACAACGTTCGCCAAGTACAGTGTGTTAGTTTCATTGCCTACAAGCCAGCAAGCTACTAA